In Chrysoperla carnea chromosome 2, inChrCarn1.1, whole genome shotgun sequence, the following proteins share a genomic window:
- the LOC123294225 gene encoding formin-binding protein 1-like isoform X2: protein MSWGNELWDQFDNLAVHTQKGIDFLEKYGHFIRDRCHIEKEYAAKLRRLVKSYQPKKKDEDEYQYSSCKAFKLVMNEINDLAGQHEVIAENLQSNVIEELTILVKDIREDRKKHLNEGAKLTNLLLNQIQSLERSKKAYEKAFKESEKAFENYHKADADLNLSRAEIEKYKTNMSIKSQMCEDAKNEYANQLQKTNEMQKLHYQCNLPSVLGQLQELDEKRIKNIRNFINSSADIERNVRPIIEQCIDGITRAAEHIDEKEDTQLVIDRYKSGFQPPEDFPFEDLSRTGGVSSETMGSGILPSMPSGPTTMLRDVGLTVRGLSTLSGNKNKKRVGIFGIFGSNKNSSGIDGKDDYSELPPNQRRKKLTQKIEELEKLIAQKTAARDGLMKMKGVFEGNPRLGDPMTVESELNESGHKLEKYREELQRYQGYLADLNEALKTNNGSLQGSPHGARSHGSNGQLKVTGLTNGSTKSNRNSGGSGNDEDSLSRSASDSSVTNPTVNHNKTHLTEGPESGLGTSHTSLPNIDSDQDQNDGVEEGEYCDVEQLPPLGTCRALYPFDATSDGSIPMAENEELYVIELDQGDGWTRVRRGSPLHEEGFVPTSYIETTIFQT, encoded by the exons gATCAGTTTGATAACTTGGCTGTACATACACAAAAGGGTATTgactttttggaaaaatatggaCATTTTATTAGAGATCGGTGTCACATCGAGAAAGAATATGCAGCAAAACTTAG GCGACTTGTTAAAAGTTATCAACCGAAGAAAAAAGACGAAGACGAATACCA gtaTAGCTCATGTAAAGCATTCAAACTTGTGATGAATGAAATAAACGATTTAGCTGGTCAACACGAAGTTATTGCCGAGAATTTACAGTCAAATGTTATAGAAGAATTAACAATATTAGTCAAAGATATTCGAGAAGATCGAAag aaaCATTTAAACGAAGGAGCGAaactaacaaatttattattaaatcaaatacaaTCGTTAGAACGATCGAAAAAAGCATACGAAAAAGCATTTAAAGAATCAGAAAAAGCATTTGAGAATTACCATAAGGCTGATGCggatttaaatttatcaagaGCTGAG atcgaaaaatataaaacaaatatgtcAATAAAATCACAAATGTGCGAGGATGCAAAAAATGAATACgcaaatcaattacaaaaaacCAACGAAATGCAAAAATTACATTATCAATGTAATTTGCCATCTGTATTAGGGCAATTACAAGAATTAGatgaaaaacgaataaaaaatattagaaattttataaatagttcaGCGGATATTGAACGAAATGTACGTCCAATTATTGAACAATGTATTGACGGTATTACGAGAGCTGCGGAACATATAGACGAAAAAGAA GATACTCAATTAGTTATAGATAGGTATAAGTCAGGTTTTCAACCGCCAGAAGATTTTCCATTTGAAGATCTTTCAAGGACGGGAGGTGTTAGTTCAGAAACAATGGGTAGTGGTATTTTACCATCAATGCCATCCGGACCAACGACTATGTTACGTGATGTTGGTCTTACTGTTAGGGGATTATCAACATTATcgggaaataaaaataagaaacgtGTAGGAATATTCGGAATTTTTGGAAGCAATAAG AACTCGTCGGGTATCGATGGAAAGGATGACTACAGCGAATTACCACCCAATCAAAGGCGTAAAAAGTTAACACAAAAAATagaagaattagaaaaattaattgcacAAAAAACAGCTGCCAGGGATggtttaatgaaaatgaaaggtGTTTTTGAAGGAAATCCACGGTTAGGTGATCCTATGACAGTTGAGAGTGAATTAAATGAATCAGGGCATAAGTTAGAAAAATATCGTGAAGAATTACAAAg ATATCAAGGATACTTAGCGGACTTAAACGAagcattaaaaacaaataatggtAGTTTACAAGGTTCACCGCACGGTGCTAGATCACATGGTAGTAATGGACAGTTAAAAGTTACCGGATTAACAAACGGTTCGACAAAATCTAATCGTAATTCTGGTGGTAGTGGTAATGATGAAGATTCACTCTCACGGTCTGCTAGTGATAGCAGTGTTACGAACCCTACCGTCAACCATAATAAAACACACTTAACAGAagg TCCAGAGAGCGGACTTGGCACGTCTCATACATCTTTACCAAACATAGACTCGGATCAAGATCAAAATGATGGTGTTGAAGAAGGTGAATATTGTGATGTTGAACAATTACCACCACTTGGAACGTGCCGAGCATTGTATCCGTTTGATG ctACAAGTGATGGAAGTATACCAATGGCAGAAAATGAAGAACTATACGTAATAGAGTTGGATCAAGGTGATGGTTGGACAAGGGTACGACGAGGTAGTCCGTTACATGAAGAAGGCTTTGTACCAACATCATACATAGAAACAACtatttttcaaacttaa
- the LOC123294225 gene encoding formin-binding protein 1-like isoform X3 produces MSWGNELWDQFDNLAVHTQKGIDFLEKYGHFIRDRCHIEKEYAAKLRRLVKSYQPKKKDEDEYQYSSCKAFKLVMNEINDLAGQHEVIAENLQSNVIEELTILVKDIREDRKKHLNEGAKLTNLLLNQIQSLERSKKAYEKAFKESEKAFENYHKADADLNLSRAEIEKYKTNMSIKSQMCEDAKNEYANQLQKTNEMQKLHYQCNLPSVLGQLQELDEKRIKNIRNFINSSADIERNVRPIIEQCIDGITRAAEHIDEKEDTQLVIDRYKSGFQPPEDFPFEDLSRTGGVSSETMGSGILPSMPSGPTTMLRDVGLTVRGLSTLSGNKNKKRVGIFGIFGSNKDDYSELPPNQRRKKLTQKIEELEKLIAQKTAARDGLMKMKGVFEGNPRLGDPMTVESELNESGHKLEKYREELQRYQGYLADLNEALKTNNGSLQGSPHGARSHGSNGQLKVTGLTNGSTKSNRNSGGSGNDEDSLSRSASDSSVTNPTVNHNKTHLTEGCSNSPESGLGTSHTSLPNIDSDQDQNDGVEEGEYCDVEQLPPLGTCRALYPFDATSDGSIPMAENEELYVIELDQGDGWTRVRRGSPLHEEGFVPTSYIETTIFQT; encoded by the exons gATCAGTTTGATAACTTGGCTGTACATACACAAAAGGGTATTgactttttggaaaaatatggaCATTTTATTAGAGATCGGTGTCACATCGAGAAAGAATATGCAGCAAAACTTAG GCGACTTGTTAAAAGTTATCAACCGAAGAAAAAAGACGAAGACGAATACCA gtaTAGCTCATGTAAAGCATTCAAACTTGTGATGAATGAAATAAACGATTTAGCTGGTCAACACGAAGTTATTGCCGAGAATTTACAGTCAAATGTTATAGAAGAATTAACAATATTAGTCAAAGATATTCGAGAAGATCGAAag aaaCATTTAAACGAAGGAGCGAaactaacaaatttattattaaatcaaatacaaTCGTTAGAACGATCGAAAAAAGCATACGAAAAAGCATTTAAAGAATCAGAAAAAGCATTTGAGAATTACCATAAGGCTGATGCggatttaaatttatcaagaGCTGAG atcgaaaaatataaaacaaatatgtcAATAAAATCACAAATGTGCGAGGATGCAAAAAATGAATACgcaaatcaattacaaaaaacCAACGAAATGCAAAAATTACATTATCAATGTAATTTGCCATCTGTATTAGGGCAATTACAAGAATTAGatgaaaaacgaataaaaaatattagaaattttataaatagttcaGCGGATATTGAACGAAATGTACGTCCAATTATTGAACAATGTATTGACGGTATTACGAGAGCTGCGGAACATATAGACGAAAAAGAA GATACTCAATTAGTTATAGATAGGTATAAGTCAGGTTTTCAACCGCCAGAAGATTTTCCATTTGAAGATCTTTCAAGGACGGGAGGTGTTAGTTCAGAAACAATGGGTAGTGGTATTTTACCATCAATGCCATCCGGACCAACGACTATGTTACGTGATGTTGGTCTTACTGTTAGGGGATTATCAACATTATcgggaaataaaaataagaaacgtGTAGGAATATTCGGAATTTTTGGAAGCAATAAG GATGACTACAGCGAATTACCACCCAATCAAAGGCGTAAAAAGTTAACACAAAAAATagaagaattagaaaaattaattgcacAAAAAACAGCTGCCAGGGATggtttaatgaaaatgaaaggtGTTTTTGAAGGAAATCCACGGTTAGGTGATCCTATGACAGTTGAGAGTGAATTAAATGAATCAGGGCATAAGTTAGAAAAATATCGTGAAGAATTACAAAg ATATCAAGGATACTTAGCGGACTTAAACGAagcattaaaaacaaataatggtAGTTTACAAGGTTCACCGCACGGTGCTAGATCACATGGTAGTAATGGACAGTTAAAAGTTACCGGATTAACAAACGGTTCGACAAAATCTAATCGTAATTCTGGTGGTAGTGGTAATGATGAAGATTCACTCTCACGGTCTGCTAGTGATAGCAGTGTTACGAACCCTACCGTCAACCATAATAAAACACACTTAACAGAagg TTGTTCCAACAGTCCAGAGAGCGGACTTGGCACGTCTCATACATCTTTACCAAACATAGACTCGGATCAAGATCAAAATGATGGTGTTGAAGAAGGTGAATATTGTGATGTTGAACAATTACCACCACTTGGAACGTGCCGAGCATTGTATCCGTTTGATG ctACAAGTGATGGAAGTATACCAATGGCAGAAAATGAAGAACTATACGTAATAGAGTTGGATCAAGGTGATGGTTGGACAAGGGTACGACGAGGTAGTCCGTTACATGAAGAAGGCTTTGTACCAACATCATACATAGAAACAACtatttttcaaacttaa
- the LOC123294225 gene encoding formin-binding protein 1-like isoform X1 → MSWGNELWDQFDNLAVHTQKGIDFLEKYGHFIRDRCHIEKEYAAKLRRLVKSYQPKKKDEDEYQYSSCKAFKLVMNEINDLAGQHEVIAENLQSNVIEELTILVKDIREDRKKHLNEGAKLTNLLLNQIQSLERSKKAYEKAFKESEKAFENYHKADADLNLSRAEIEKYKTNMSIKSQMCEDAKNEYANQLQKTNEMQKLHYQCNLPSVLGQLQELDEKRIKNIRNFINSSADIERNVRPIIEQCIDGITRAAEHIDEKEDTQLVIDRYKSGFQPPEDFPFEDLSRTGGVSSETMGSGILPSMPSGPTTMLRDVGLTVRGLSTLSGNKNKKRVGIFGIFGSNKNSSGIDGKDDYSELPPNQRRKKLTQKIEELEKLIAQKTAARDGLMKMKGVFEGNPRLGDPMTVESELNESGHKLEKYREELQRYQGYLADLNEALKTNNGSLQGSPHGARSHGSNGQLKVTGLTNGSTKSNRNSGGSGNDEDSLSRSASDSSVTNPTVNHNKTHLTEGCSNSPESGLGTSHTSLPNIDSDQDQNDGVEEGEYCDVEQLPPLGTCRALYPFDATSDGSIPMAENEELYVIELDQGDGWTRVRRGSPLHEEGFVPTSYIETTIFQT, encoded by the exons gATCAGTTTGATAACTTGGCTGTACATACACAAAAGGGTATTgactttttggaaaaatatggaCATTTTATTAGAGATCGGTGTCACATCGAGAAAGAATATGCAGCAAAACTTAG GCGACTTGTTAAAAGTTATCAACCGAAGAAAAAAGACGAAGACGAATACCA gtaTAGCTCATGTAAAGCATTCAAACTTGTGATGAATGAAATAAACGATTTAGCTGGTCAACACGAAGTTATTGCCGAGAATTTACAGTCAAATGTTATAGAAGAATTAACAATATTAGTCAAAGATATTCGAGAAGATCGAAag aaaCATTTAAACGAAGGAGCGAaactaacaaatttattattaaatcaaatacaaTCGTTAGAACGATCGAAAAAAGCATACGAAAAAGCATTTAAAGAATCAGAAAAAGCATTTGAGAATTACCATAAGGCTGATGCggatttaaatttatcaagaGCTGAG atcgaaaaatataaaacaaatatgtcAATAAAATCACAAATGTGCGAGGATGCAAAAAATGAATACgcaaatcaattacaaaaaacCAACGAAATGCAAAAATTACATTATCAATGTAATTTGCCATCTGTATTAGGGCAATTACAAGAATTAGatgaaaaacgaataaaaaatattagaaattttataaatagttcaGCGGATATTGAACGAAATGTACGTCCAATTATTGAACAATGTATTGACGGTATTACGAGAGCTGCGGAACATATAGACGAAAAAGAA GATACTCAATTAGTTATAGATAGGTATAAGTCAGGTTTTCAACCGCCAGAAGATTTTCCATTTGAAGATCTTTCAAGGACGGGAGGTGTTAGTTCAGAAACAATGGGTAGTGGTATTTTACCATCAATGCCATCCGGACCAACGACTATGTTACGTGATGTTGGTCTTACTGTTAGGGGATTATCAACATTATcgggaaataaaaataagaaacgtGTAGGAATATTCGGAATTTTTGGAAGCAATAAG AACTCGTCGGGTATCGATGGAAAGGATGACTACAGCGAATTACCACCCAATCAAAGGCGTAAAAAGTTAACACAAAAAATagaagaattagaaaaattaattgcacAAAAAACAGCTGCCAGGGATggtttaatgaaaatgaaaggtGTTTTTGAAGGAAATCCACGGTTAGGTGATCCTATGACAGTTGAGAGTGAATTAAATGAATCAGGGCATAAGTTAGAAAAATATCGTGAAGAATTACAAAg ATATCAAGGATACTTAGCGGACTTAAACGAagcattaaaaacaaataatggtAGTTTACAAGGTTCACCGCACGGTGCTAGATCACATGGTAGTAATGGACAGTTAAAAGTTACCGGATTAACAAACGGTTCGACAAAATCTAATCGTAATTCTGGTGGTAGTGGTAATGATGAAGATTCACTCTCACGGTCTGCTAGTGATAGCAGTGTTACGAACCCTACCGTCAACCATAATAAAACACACTTAACAGAagg TTGTTCCAACAGTCCAGAGAGCGGACTTGGCACGTCTCATACATCTTTACCAAACATAGACTCGGATCAAGATCAAAATGATGGTGTTGAAGAAGGTGAATATTGTGATGTTGAACAATTACCACCACTTGGAACGTGCCGAGCATTGTATCCGTTTGATG ctACAAGTGATGGAAGTATACCAATGGCAGAAAATGAAGAACTATACGTAATAGAGTTGGATCAAGGTGATGGTTGGACAAGGGTACGACGAGGTAGTCCGTTACATGAAGAAGGCTTTGTACCAACATCATACATAGAAACAACtatttttcaaacttaa